In the genome of Vicia villosa cultivar HV-30 ecotype Madison, WI linkage group LG7, Vvil1.0, whole genome shotgun sequence, one region contains:
- the LOC131617789 gene encoding cytochrome P450 71D10-like, with protein MDQATIIKFPSLFTKIVFITSFLLFLWVLFKLLKKWSYKKSVVNLPPGPWTLPLIGNIHQIISSSLPQHSFKILAEKYGPLMHLKLGEVPYIIVSSPEMAKEIMKTHDLNFCHRPTLLLPAILTYNGTDIVFSPYGEHWRQLRKICVIELLSEKRVQSFRSIREDECSILIKSISESEASVVNLNKKVYSMTSAITSRAAYGKKCRHEEVFKLKMDEAIGLMGGFCIADFYPSIKILERVSRGKTKMEKLQRELDDILQEIINDHKTSQGEASKDEDLVDILLKIQQENDQSQHTLTDDSIKSVIQDLFAGGTETPSGIVVWVMSEMVKNPKVMQEVQSELRRVFDNKGYVDESDLNKCIYLKSVIKETLRLHPSLPLLIPRESRERCQINGYDIPAKTRVLVNVWAIGRDPRYWVEAESFKPERFLDSKVDFKGTNFEYIPFGAGRRICPGIAFGLPNAELPLANLLYHFDWKLPNGMKNEELDMTEKFGLTAGRKNDLCLIPFTRRL; from the exons ATGGATCAAGCTACCATCATTAAATTTCCTAGTCTTTTTACTAAAATCGTCTTCATAACCTCCTTTCTTTTGTTCCTCTGGGTGCTATTCAAGCTACTTAAAAAATGGAGTTATAAAAAATCCGTTGTTAATTTACCACCAGGACCATGGACACTGCCTCTCATAGGAAACATACATCAGATTATCAGCAGCTCACTGCCTCAACACTCATTCAAAATATTGGCAGAGAAATATGGACCCTTGATGCACCTAAAACTTGGTGAGGTACCATATATAATAGTTAGTTCACCCGAAATGGCGAAAGAAATTATGAAAACACATGACCTCAACTTCTGTCATAGACCAACCCTTCTTTTGCCCGCAATACTTACTTATAATGGTACAGATATTGTGTTTTCTCCGTATGGAGAACACTGGAGGCAACTGCGAAAAATATGTGTTATAGAGCTATTAAGTGAAAAACGTGTCCAATCATTTAGGTCCATAAGAGAAGATGAGTGTTCAATATTAATTAAATCGATATCTGAAAGTGAAGCATCTGTTGTTAATCTCAATAAGAAGGTATACTCAATGACAAGTGCAATAACGTCACGAGCAGCTTATGGTAAAAAGTGCAGACACGAGGAAGTCTTCAAATTGAAAATGGATGAAGCAATAGGCCTGATGGGAGGATTTTGCATTGCAGACTTTTATCCTTCTATTAAAATACTTGAAAGGGTGAGTCGGGGAAAAACCAAAATGGAAAAACTTCAGAGAGAGCTTGATGACATACTACAAGAAATCATCAATGATCACAAAACAAGTCAAGGTGAAGCAAGCAAGGATGAAGATCTAGTTGATATTCTTCTCAAGATTCAACAGGAAAATGATCAATCACAACATacccttaccgatgacagtattAAATCTGTCATCCAG GACTTGTTCGCTGGTGGTACGGAAACACCTTCAGGGATTGTGGTATGGGTTATGTCTGAGATGGTAAAGAATCCAAAGGTAATGCAAGAAGTACAATCAGAGCTAAGAAGAGTATTTGATAATAAGGGGTATGTAGATGAGTCCGACCTGAACAAATGTATATACTTGAAATCTGTCATCAAAGAAACATTGAGGTTGCATCCTTCTCTACCATTGCTGATTCCAAGAGAAAGTAGGGAGAGATGCCAAATCAATGGGTATGATATCCCAGCTAAGACAAGGGTCTTGGTCAATGTTTGGGCAATTGGAAGAGATCCAAGGTATTGGGTTGAAGCCGAGAGTTTTAAACCGGAGAGGTTTCTTGATAGTAAAGTTGATTTCAAAGGTACAAACTTTGAATACATACCATTTGGTGCTGGAAGGAGGATATGTCCAGGCATTGCATTTGGCTTACCTAATGCTGAGTTGCCTCTTGCTAATTTACTTTACCACTTTGACTGGAAGCTTCCTAATGGAATGAAGAATGAAGAATTAGATATGACAGAGAAATTTGGGCTTACAGCTGGAAGAAAAAATGATCTATGCTTGATTCCTTTTACTCGTCGTCTTTGA